The stretch of DNA GGCCGCAGCCGCGGCGCCCGACGAGTCCCTGATCCTCACCGGCCTGGGCCTGGCCTATCTCAAGGCCGATGATCTCAACTCGGCCCGCATTCACCTCAGCCGGGCCGTTCAACTCGGTGGGAAGTACTACCAGTCTCGGCTCGGGCTCGGATACGTCCTGCTGCAACGGGGCCAGGCCGCGCAGGCGGTCCGCGAACTCGAATCGAGCATGCAGCTCCTGCCGACCATGCAGGGGGCGTTTTTCTTGGCCCAGGCCTACGAAAAAGAGGGCCAGGTGCAGAAGGCCCTCGAGCTGTACCGGGCCGTGGCCCAGGCCGATCCCAGGGGCGAGATGGGACAGGCCGCCGCTGAGCGGAGCCGGGCCCTGGAGGGAGGTCGATGAACTGGTCCGTCCACCTCGATCCCGGGGAGGAGGTGCGCTGGCAGGGGCGTCCGGCACCGCGCTGCTATTCATTCCGCAACTGGCGGCATTCACTGTTCGGTCTGTTGTTGCTGGCTATTTGTCTTTGGTGGACCTGGGCAGGCATCGAACTGGGGCGTGACTACGGTTCCCGGCTTTATCCACTGATCCCGATACCTTTTCTGCTTCTTTCCATATACATGGCCTTCGGTCACCTGGTTGTTGCCCGCCTGGAATGGGAGAGGGTCTATTACGCCGTGACCGACAGGAGGATCCTCGTCCAGAGGGGGCTCTTCCGCCGGCGCCTGGGGAGCCTTGCCTTGGGCGAGGTGACCGGTTTTCGGCTCAACCCCCTGGGAGAACACCTCGGGACGGTGCGGGTTCGGGGCGGAACACCGCCGCTCACCCTGGTTCTTTGCTGTATCGAGTACCCCCGCAAGATGACCGACCTGGTCGAGGAAGCCATGCCCCGGGAGCTCTATATCTGATGAATTCCCCCGTTCTGGCCCTTCCGCGGGGCCTTTTGGTTTGACTTTTGCCCTTCCTGTTGATTACCCTTTCACTTTTGACCCTAAAGAGAAGGAATTATTCCGAGTGGACAGGGAAACGAACAGGAAATTCTACCTGGAGACCTTCGGGTGTCAGATGAACGTGGTCGATTCGGAGCGGATCGTCGACCTGCTTCAGGGCATCGGGTATCGGCAGGTCGAGGCCGCCGATGAGGCCGACCTGATCCTGCTCAACACCTGCTCGATTCGGGACAAGGCCGAGCGCAAGGTGTACGGCCACCTCGGCCGCTTCAAGCCCCTTAAGGACCGCAACCCCGGTCTGATCCTCGGGGTGGGGGGGTGCGTCGCCCAGCAGGAAGGCGAACGCCTGCTGGAGAAGGTGCGCTACCTCGATCTGGTCTTCGGCACCCACAACATTCACAAGCTCCCCGACATGGTGCAGGAGGTCGAGGGGCGCCGGGTACGCAGGATCGAGACGGAGTTCCTCGACCGGGAGACCCGTCTGCAACTCTTTCCGAAGAGGGCCGTGGGGGACACGGTCTCCCGATTTGTGACCGTCATGCAGGGGTGCGACAACTTCTGCTCCTACTGCGTCGTGCCTCATGTGCGCGGACGGGAGGTCAGCCGGCCCAGCGACGAGATTCTCGCAGAGGTATGCGAACTGGCTGCCGGGGGGGTGCGGGAGATCACCCTTATCGGACAGAATGTCAATTCCTACGGCCGCAAGGAGCCCGGCGAGGTCTCTTTTGCCGATCTTCTGCGCCGTGTCCACGAGGTGGACGGGGTCGAGCGCATCCGTTTCACCACATCCCACCCCAGGGACCTTTCCGATGAACTGATCGACTGCTTCGGCGACCTGGAAAAGCTCTGCAAGCACATTAACCTGCCGGTCCAGAGTGGGTCGGACCGGATTCTCGAAATGATGAACCGCGGCTACACCGGCCAGGACTACCTGGCCAAGGTCGCCCGCCTCAAGGCGGCCTGCCCGCAGATTCGACTGACCTCCGATATCATTGTCGGTTTCCCCGGGGAAACCGAGAACGATTTTGCTGCGACTCTCGAGCTGATGGAGGAGGTGGGCTACGCCGACGTCTTTTCCTTTCTTTATTCCTCGCGGCCCCAAACCGCGGCGGCTCAGATGCCCGATTCCCTCTCGGCGAAAGCGAAACAGGACCGCTTCGATCGGCTGCTCGCCCTGCAGGAGAAGATCAGCCGCCAGACTTGGGCCCAGGACGTGGGCCGTGTTCTGCCGGTGCTGGTCGAGGGGGAGAGCCGTCAGGGCGGAGACCAGATATTCGGGCGCACCACCTGGAACCGGATCGTCAATTTCCAGGGGGAAAAGACACTCGTGGGCCAGGTCGTTCCCGTCCGCATCACCACCGACTTCCGCAACTCCCAACTGGGAGAGGCGGCCTGAGGAGGCACCATGATCGATCTGCACACTCATACGATCTTCAGCGACGGAGAGCTGATTCCGGCTGAGCTGACCCGGCGTGCGGCGGTGGCAGGGTACCGAGCGATCGCTCTCACCGACCACGGGGATCCCTCCAATATCGACCTGATCATCCCCCGCATCGTGAAGGTGGTCGCCGATCTCGGCGCGGCATGGGGGCTGACCGTTTTGCCCGGCATCGAGCTGACCCACGTGCCCCCGTCCATGATCGCCGGGGTCGCCCGGGAGGCCCGGGCCCTCGGTGCGCGGATCGTGGTCTGCCACGGCGAGACGATCGTCGAGCCCGTCGCTCCCGGGACCAACCGGGCGGCCCTCGAGGCCGACATCGACATCCTGTCCCACCCCGGCCTGATCAGCGCCGAGGAGGCCGCTCTCGCGGCAAAGCGCGGCATCTGCCTGGAAATCACCACCCGCAAGGGGCACAGCCTGACCAACGGCCACGTTGCGCGGGTCGCCCTGGAGGCCGGCGCCAAACTGGTGGTGAACTCTGACAGTCACAGCCCAGGCGACCTTTCTTCCCTGGAGACCGCCCGCCTGGTCGCTCTTGGGGCGGGAATGACGGAGGAGCAGTTCGAGCAGGCCCGTCGCAACGCCGAGGAACTGGTGCGCAAGGCCCAGGGCTGAACCCGCCCCACGCAAGACCGCAAAGACGCCAAGAAGGGCAAAAAACCCCAGTCTCAAAGTTTTACTTTGCGGCTTTGCGACTTGAGTGAGCGATAGCGAACGGGCGAGAGGCCGATTTTTTTTGAACTACCTGACAGGAAAAGGATCTTGGGATCCAGACCCAGTAATAGCTTTTCTCTGCGCCTCTGCGTGAGGGAGGGCTGCGGACCCGGTTTCTTCTGATATCGAATTATACTCAATCCTCCAGGAGGAATTTCCCCGTGAAAGACAAGGACTTCGCCTTTTTCAAGGAACTCGTCGAGACCCCCAGCCCCTCGGGCTTCGAACAGCCTGCCCAGCGCATTGTGCGACGTGAGCTGGGCGGTGTCGCCGACGAGGTGCGCACCGACGTGATGGGCAACGTCATTGCCCGCATCGGGGGCCAAGGCGAGGACCTGCCCCGGGTCATGCTGGCCGGTCACTGCGACGAGATCGGCTTTATGATCCGCTACATCGACGAGGGCGGGTTCCTTTATTTCGCCCCCATCGGGGGGGTGGACGCCCACCTCGTGCCGGGTCAGCGGGTCACCGTTCACACTGTCGGCGGGCCCGTGCTGGGGGTGGTGGGCAAGAAGCCGATTCATCTCATCGATCCCAAGGACCGCGAGACGGTGGTCAAGTTCAAGAGCCAGTTCATCGATATCGGTGTCTCCAGTCGGGAAGAGGCGGAGAAAATCGTGGCCGTCGGCGACCCGGCGACTTTTGCCGTCGGCCTCGAGCGGTTGCAGGGCGACCGGGTCACCTCCCGGGCCTTCGACGACAAGATGGGAGCCTTCATCGTGGCCAGGATCCTTCAGGAGGTCCGCCGCCGCGGTCCCGCCCCCGTTGAGCTCTATGGGGTCTCCACGGTCCAGGAGGAACTCGGCCTGCGCGGCGGGACCACCAGCGCCTACGGGGTCAACCCCGACGTGGGGATCGCCGTGGAGGTGGGGGTCGCCACCGACGTGCCCGACATTGACAAAAAAGAGGCCGGTGAGACCAAGGTCGGCGCCGGCCCCATCCTCGCCCGGGGGGCGAACATCAACCCGGCCCTCTTCGAGTTGCTGCTGCGCGTCGCCCGGGAGGAGGAGATCCCCTTCCAGGTCGCCGGCGCGCCCCGGGCCACGGGCACCGACGCCAACGTCATGCAGGTCTCCCGCGGGGGGGCGGCCACGGCGCTGGTCAGCGTTCCGCTACGCTACATGCATTCGCCGGTTGAGCTCCTCTGTCTTGCCGATCTTGAAAATACGGTGCGTCTGCTGACCGGACTGCTCTACCGCATCGAAAGTCGCCAGGCCTTCATCCCCAACTAGCGTCTATCGCTGGGAAAATCTTGACAAAAGCCCGGGTTCCCACTAGATTGTTTAGCTTGGAATAAAACGAAATCTTTCTTAGGAGGAGCCGATTTCATGGCCATGACCGATTTTCTCTTCACTTCCGAGTCCGTCAGCGAAGGGCATCCTGACAAGGTTGCCGACCAGATCTCCGACGCCATCCTCGATGCCATCCTGACCCAGGATCCCAAATCCCGCGTCGCCTGCGAGACTTTGGTGACCACCGGAATGGCCATGATCGCCGGGGAAATCACCACCAACGCTCGCATCGACTATCCCGAGATCGTGCGCCAGACCATCAAGGAGATCGGCTACGACGACTCCTCCATGGGCTTCGACTGGGAGACCTGCGCCGTCATCACCTCGGTCGATCGCCAGTCGCCCGATATCTCGCAGGGAGTGACCGCGGGGGAGGGGATGTTCCTCGAGCAGGGCGCCGGTGACCAGGGCCTGATGTTCGGCTACGCATGCAACGAAACCCCCGAGTTGATGCCGATGCCGATCACCTTCGCTCACAAGCTCACCCAGCGCCTCGCGGAGGTGCGCAAGAGCGGTCTGCTGACCTTCCTGCGTCCCGACAGCAAGTCCCAGGTCTCCATCGAATACATCAACGACAAGCCGATTCGCGTCGATACGGTGGTCGTCTCCTCTCAGCACATTCCCGAGGTCACCTACGAGACCCTCAAGGAGGGGATTGTCGAGGAGGTTATCAAAAAGGTCATTCCCGCCGAACTGCTCGACGAGAGGACCAAGTACTTCGTCAACCCTACCGGCCGCTTCGTGATCGGCGGGCCGATGGGCGATTGCGGCCTGACCGGGCGCAAGATCATCGTCGACACCTACGGCGGGCAGGGCTCCCACGGTGGCGGCGCCTTCTCCGGCAAGGATCCCTCCAAGGTCGATCGCAGCGCCTCTTACATGGCCCGCTATGTCGCCAAGAACATCGTTGCTTCCGGCCTCGCCGATAAGTGCGAGGTGCAGCTCGCCTACGCTATCGGTGTGGCCGAGCCGGTTTCGGTGATGATCAACACCTTCGGCACGGGGAAGATCCCTTCCAACGACATCGCCCGCATCGCCCAGGAAGAGTTCGACCTGCGCCCCGCGGCGATCATCCAGGTTCTCGACCTGCTGCGGCCCATCTATCGCAAGACCGCGGCCTACGGCCACTTCGGGCGAGAACTCCCCGAGTTCACCTGGGAGAGGACCGATCGGGCCGAGTCGCTGAAGGCGCGTGCCGGGCTGTAGGGCCAAAAGAAAAGAATTGCAATGCGAAAGGGCGAACCGATATGGGGCGCCCTTTTTTTATTCTGTTTTCTTCTCTGGCTGAAAAAATATCGGCCGGCCCAACATAAAGAATTACCTTGAAGGTCTTGCGGGAATGATTTCAGGCGGTTAGGATGGGCGGTAACCTCCTGAAAAGGGCAAGACGTGGCCGAACCCGTTCTCAGTATCGTTATTCCCGTCCTCAACGAGCGTGACACCCTGCCGGCGCTGGTCGCTAGCCTGGACGCCCAGCGGGGGGTGGCCTTCGAGGTGGTCGCCGTTGACGGGGGCTCGGACGACGGCAGCCTGGAGGCGTTGGAAGGTCTTGCGGCGCAGGCGAATTTTCCTTTTCGCATCCTTCGCTCCGAACGGGGCAGGGCCCGGCAGCTCAACGCAGGGGTCGCAATCGCCCGTGGGGAATACCTGCTCTTTCTTCATGCTGACTCCCGTTTCGAGAGGGCCGAGGCCCTGGCGACCGGCCTGGCGGCGTTGAAGCAGGAGTGTCAATTGCGCGGAAGCCGCCGGGTGGCGGGTCATTTCCCCCTCCGTTTTTCAAGGCTTGGCGATTCTCCCTCCCTCTCTTACTACTATTACGAAGCCAAGGCGTGTCTGGACAGGCCGGGCTGCACCCACGGCGACCAGGGGTTTCTGATGGGACGTTCCTTCTTTGAGGACGTCGGCCCGTTCGATTCCGATTTGGGGCTCCTTGAGGACACTCTTCTGGCCGAGACGATCCGCCGGGAGGGGGCCTGGGTGCTCCTGCCCCTGGAAATCTCGACCTCCGCCCGACGCTTCGAGGCCGAGGGGCTGTTCGAGAGGCAGGTGCTGAACGCGCTGATCATGAATTCAGTCTTTATCGGCTGGACCGCATGCCTTGCCGAACTCCCTGGTCTCTATCGAAGCCAGGGCCGCACCGAGCGGCTCCGGCTGCTTCCCTTTCTACGGAAATTCCGCGAAATTCTGAAATCCCTCCCCCTGCGCCAGCGACTTCTCATCTGGTATCGCACCGGTGGCTATGTGCGGCCCAACGCGTGGCAGATCGCCTTTTTTTTCGATGTGCGGCGCAATTTCCGGAAGGGAATCCCTCCCGGAGAGGGGCGGACTTCCGTACTGGATGCCTTCGAACCGTGGTTTGAGCGGTTGACCGACCATCCTCCGGGGAGGGCGGCCGCCGCATTGCTGACCCGCATATGGTTTTGCTGCGCTCATCTTTATGCCCTGGCGGTGGAGGGCACTATGGGAAGGAAAGCGGGCGCGGCGAAGTCGACCCCGCGGTCGGTCAACGTCGAGAACAAGGACGAGGAGGGGGAATGAAACCCGCGACCATGGAATCGGCCAACGCNGCGCCCGGCAGGCTTCGGGGAGCGTCTTGTGGCACGCTCCGAGCTCCTTCACCTCGGCCGGCGTACCGCCTCTTTGTCCGTTAGTGTTGAAAACAGGCAGGGGCAACTCGTCGCTCACGGCACGGCGACCCTGATCGTATTGGCCGGGGCGGCCGACCTTGGATAACCCATTAGTCTTAATGAGTTTTCGGCATTCCCGGAAGGGTGGCGGGGTGTTGCCGACGAGGGCCGGTGTGCTAGAGTAGAGGAAAGAATTCAACGCTATTACAAAAGGGGCCCTCGATATGAAAAAGCACACCCTGCTCGTTGCGGTCATTTTCTGTGCCTCCCTGTTGATCCTCTCCTGCACCTCCTACAAGAGCCAGGAGGTCTCCTTCCGTCTCCCGGCCGCTTATCCCAACATGCAGGCCGCCGCTGGGGCCCAGATCGGCGCCCAGCCTTATGCCGACAAGGCGGCCGCCAAGGAGGCCTTCGGTTTCGATATCCGAAGCGCGGGACTACTGCCGGTCCAGGTTGTCATGGACAACGCAGGCCCCCACAGCCTGACCGTAGTGCCAGAGCAGACGTTCCTGATCGATAATCAGGGCAATTTGTGGAACCTTCTTGACAGCCGGACCGCTTATCAGCGGGTAGAGGGCAGCTCTGAATATGCCCGTATTGCCAAGGGGGCCGGCAAGGGGTCGTTGCTCGGCGCGGCCGGCGGCGCCGTGGTCGGTGCCGCTATCGGCATCCTGACCGGCGAGAACGTCGGGACGAGCACGGCAAAGGGTGCCGCTGTCGGCGGCGCCGGCGGGGCCGTGATCGGCGGCAGTCAGGAGGGGTCCTCCGAGGAGGCCGGCCGGCAGATATCCCGCGATCTGGCCAACAAGTCTCTGGTGAATCAGGCCGTGCAGCCGGGCAGCCTCGGTCGAGGATTCCTTTTCTTCCCGGGGGAAGCGCCCACGGCCAGCGCACTGAGATTGCAGCTCCGGGAGGTCGATACCGGGAGAATCCACACGGTCAACCTGTCTCTGTTCTAGGGCTCCGGGTAAGAACATGTAATTCATGAAAAGGCGGATCGCGTGCTCCGCCTTTTCATGTGGCCGTACAAGCCGTGAACCCCACCAGAATGAAACGATAGTGCGGGTCAGCCTGCCCTTGCTTTTAGGGTGTATCTGGCGGGCTCCTCATG from Desulfuromonas sp. encodes:
- a CDS encoding histidinol phosphate phosphatase domain-containing protein, which produces MIDLHTHTIFSDGELIPAELTRRAAVAGYRAIALTDHGDPSNIDLIIPRIVKVVADLGAAWGLTVLPGIELTHVPPSMIAGVAREARALGARIVVCHGETIVEPVAPGTNRAALEADIDILSHPGLISAEEAALAAKRGICLEITTRKGHSLTNGHVARVALEAGAKLVVNSDSHSPGDLSSLETARLVALGAGMTEEQFEQARRNAEELVRKAQG
- a CDS encoding TIGR04283 family arsenosugar biosynthesis glycosyltransferase yields the protein MAEPVLSIVIPVLNERDTLPALVASLDAQRGVAFEVVAVDGGSDDGSLEALEGLAAQANFPFRILRSERGRARQLNAGVAIARGEYLLFLHADSRFERAEALATGLAALKQECQLRGSRRVAGHFPLRFSRLGDSPSLSYYYYEAKACLDRPGCTHGDQGFLMGRSFFEDVGPFDSDLGLLEDTLLAETIRREGAWVLLPLEISTSARRFEAEGLFERQVLNALIMNSVFIGWTACLAELPGLYRSQGRTERLRLLPFLRKFREILKSLPLRQRLLIWYRTGGYVRPNAWQIAFFFDVRRNFRKGIPPGEGRTSVLDAFEPWFERLTDHPPGRAAAALLTRIWFCCAHLYALAVEGTMGRKAGAAKSTPRSVNVENKDEEGE
- the metK gene encoding methionine adenosyltransferase translates to MAMTDFLFTSESVSEGHPDKVADQISDAILDAILTQDPKSRVACETLVTTGMAMIAGEITTNARIDYPEIVRQTIKEIGYDDSSMGFDWETCAVITSVDRQSPDISQGVTAGEGMFLEQGAGDQGLMFGYACNETPELMPMPITFAHKLTQRLAEVRKSGLLTFLRPDSKSQVSIEYINDKPIRVDTVVVSSQHIPEVTYETLKEGIVEEVIKKVIPAELLDERTKYFVNPTGRFVIGGPMGDCGLTGRKIIVDTYGGQGSHGGGAFSGKDPSKVDRSASYMARYVAKNIVASGLADKCEVQLAYAIGVAEPVSVMINTFGTGKIPSNDIARIAQEEFDLRPAAIIQVLDLLRPIYRKTAAYGHFGRELPEFTWERTDRAESLKARAGL
- a CDS encoding PH domain-containing protein; its protein translation is MNWSVHLDPGEEVRWQGRPAPRCYSFRNWRHSLFGLLLLAICLWWTWAGIELGRDYGSRLYPLIPIPFLLLSIYMAFGHLVVARLEWERVYYAVTDRRILVQRGLFRRRLGSLALGEVTGFRLNPLGEHLGTVRVRGGTPPLTLVLCCIEYPRKMTDLVEEAMPRELYI
- a CDS encoding M42 family metallopeptidase; the encoded protein is MKDKDFAFFKELVETPSPSGFEQPAQRIVRRELGGVADEVRTDVMGNVIARIGGQGEDLPRVMLAGHCDEIGFMIRYIDEGGFLYFAPIGGVDAHLVPGQRVTVHTVGGPVLGVVGKKPIHLIDPKDRETVVKFKSQFIDIGVSSREEAEKIVAVGDPATFAVGLERLQGDRVTSRAFDDKMGAFIVARILQEVRRRGPAPVELYGVSTVQEELGLRGGTTSAYGVNPDVGIAVEVGVATDVPDIDKKEAGETKVGAGPILARGANINPALFELLLRVAREEEIPFQVAGAPRATGTDANVMQVSRGGAATALVSVPLRYMHSPVELLCLADLENTVRLLTGLLYRIESRQAFIPN
- the miaB gene encoding tRNA (N6-isopentenyl adenosine(37)-C2)-methylthiotransferase MiaB, with translation MDRETNRKFYLETFGCQMNVVDSERIVDLLQGIGYRQVEAADEADLILLNTCSIRDKAERKVYGHLGRFKPLKDRNPGLILGVGGCVAQQEGERLLEKVRYLDLVFGTHNIHKLPDMVQEVEGRRVRRIETEFLDRETRLQLFPKRAVGDTVSRFVTVMQGCDNFCSYCVVPHVRGREVSRPSDEILAEVCELAAGGVREITLIGQNVNSYGRKEPGEVSFADLLRRVHEVDGVERIRFTTSHPRDLSDELIDCFGDLEKLCKHINLPVQSGSDRILEMMNRGYTGQDYLAKVARLKAACPQIRLTSDIIVGFPGETENDFAATLELMEEVGYADVFSFLYSSRPQTAAAQMPDSLSAKAKQDRFDRLLALQEKISRQTWAQDVGRVLPVLVEGESRQGGDQIFGRTTWNRIVNFQGEKTLVGQVVPVRITTDFRNSQLGEAA